Proteins encoded together in one Spirochaeta isovalerica window:
- a CDS encoding carbohydrate ABC transporter permease, which produces MLQAQKKHARFLFMFIFPAFIIYTVFMLLPILNSMKYSLYSGDGLIPDTFVGLDNYVKLFTEERYFSKFWNALGNNIKFFLIVTFIQNILGFFMAVFVTRSFKGNKFMRKLSFLPTTLSVLVVGFIFKLILNPYYGVFDKVLEAVGLGKFIIPWLGDPRSALIIVSIAVSWQFFGESVLFYSSGIDGIDDSILEAARIDGANIWHEIIHIILPSVLPIVGIVTILIFIGDFTQFDIVYAMTGYRGDPGYSTDLMGSLFYRTAFATTERGGWGTGMGAAVATMMFIIVTLGVGILLAFFNKKKEDMTK; this is translated from the coding sequence ATGCTGCAGGCCCAGAAAAAACATGCCAGGTTTCTGTTCATGTTTATTTTTCCGGCATTCATTATCTATACAGTTTTTATGCTGCTGCCCATATTGAACTCAATGAAATACAGCCTTTACTCAGGAGACGGACTGATTCCCGATACCTTTGTGGGGCTCGATAATTATGTGAAGCTGTTTACGGAAGAAAGATACTTCTCCAAATTCTGGAACGCTTTAGGAAATAATATAAAATTCTTTCTCATTGTTACTTTTATTCAGAATATTCTGGGATTCTTTATGGCGGTATTCGTCACGAGATCCTTTAAAGGCAATAAATTCATGCGGAAACTGAGCTTCCTGCCCACGACACTGTCGGTGCTGGTCGTCGGTTTTATCTTCAAACTGATCCTGAACCCCTATTACGGTGTTTTCGACAAAGTACTGGAAGCTGTGGGACTGGGCAAATTCATTATCCCCTGGCTGGGAGATCCCCGTTCGGCCCTGATCATCGTCTCCATAGCGGTGAGCTGGCAGTTTTTCGGGGAATCGGTACTCTTCTACTCTTCGGGAATAGACGGCATAGACGATTCCATACTGGAAGCGGCGCGGATCGACGGCGCCAACATCTGGCACGAGATCATCCATATCATCCTGCCTTCCGTCCTTCCCATCGTGGGAATTGTCACGATCCTGATCTTTATCGGGGACTTCACCCAGTTCGATATTGTCTACGCCATGACCGGCTACCGGGGCGATCCGGGCTACAGCACCGACCTGATGGGATCGCTCTTCTACAGAACCGCTTTCGCCACAACGGAAAGAGGGGGCTGGGGAACGGGAATGGGCGCCGCCGTGGCTACCATGATGTTTATCATCGTCACTTTGGGTGTCGGCATTCTTCTGGCCTTTTTCAATAAAAAGAAGGAGGACATGACAAAATGA
- a CDS encoding carbohydrate ABC transporter permease: protein MMKPTKAAARILLYGIMIFYALSIILPLIIMLSTSFKSNAEIFNNPFGLPEKFNFDAYTSLFIISNYGRYFLNSIGVTVISLAVAVTVSALASYAISKYHFKYNRAIYVFFVIGLFIPIKLGTVDIMLTMLNLKIFDTLWALIIVYIAMAIPLSVFILYDYIKMIPDELSSAARIDGCSEPGIFARIIVPLVKPGLAAAGIISFIPNWNEFWFPLVLIKSREHFTIPLATGQLFGQFDTKLNLVFAVLSLASVPVIIIYLLLSSYFVKGLSAGAVKG from the coding sequence ATGATGAAACCGACTAAAGCCGCGGCAAGGATTCTTCTCTACGGCATAATGATTTTCTATGCCCTGTCGATTATTCTGCCGCTCATTATCATGCTGTCCACCTCCTTCAAGAGCAACGCCGAGATTTTCAACAACCCCTTCGGGCTGCCTGAAAAATTCAACTTTGACGCCTACACGTCCCTGTTCATCATCTCCAACTACGGAAGATATTTCCTGAACAGCATCGGTGTAACGGTCATCTCACTGGCTGTCGCCGTGACGGTTTCGGCACTGGCCTCCTATGCCATATCCAAATACCATTTCAAATACAACAGAGCCATCTATGTCTTCTTCGTGATCGGTCTCTTTATCCCGATCAAGCTGGGTACGGTCGATATCATGCTGACCATGCTGAATCTGAAGATTTTCGATACTCTGTGGGCCCTGATTATCGTTTACATCGCCATGGCGATTCCTCTCAGCGTGTTCATTCTCTACGACTATATAAAAATGATACCCGACGAACTGAGCAGCGCCGCCCGGATTGACGGCTGCAGCGAACCGGGTATATTCGCCAGAATCATAGTCCCCCTGGTCAAGCCGGGACTGGCGGCCGCCGGGATCATCAGCTTCATCCCCAACTGGAATGAATTCTGGTTTCCCCTTGTTCTTATCAAATCGCGGGAGCATTTTACCATTCCCCTGGCGACGGGACAGCTTTTCGGCCAGTTCGACACAAAGCTGAACCTTGTCTTCGCCGTTCTCTCTCTGGCTTCCGTACCGGTTATCATCATCTATCTGCTCCTGTCCAGTTACTTCGTGAAAGGACTGTCGGCCGGTGCAGTGAAAGGATAA
- a CDS encoding diguanylate cyclase: protein METERKKTQLSKLRQIRRKPLFILISLILLCLFFLLIFKESVKGIEARDGVIDLSGVAFGENRIYRLGGQWLLYPNRFLDPSEQIEQAEEGIPQRVPGNWNDVFDPRGFATYRITVKLPDGNGALAILMPSLSTAFNLYVDGERLSSNGTASMTRGESEPEFRYTVVPIGESRESKDLIIHVSNFEYAKGGIWTAPMIGPEKAVTKYFQRRIFSETLISGGLILSGLILLTLFIIRHEFLSYANLGLFCVVMGIRTLIVGEIPLTYFFPGFNWNLMIRMEYLSMSIGFIFLNSYFFTIYNRFYSRKIFAFFNFLAVLFSIFTVLTPVYVFTGQVLVIQLLILAGIANIFYLFVKSGRVMKEENVILLTGISLLLILVIFDILMANNKLMFLPFKINTSYGLIILILVNSLLLVKQAARITLQLKRLTNNLEEQVHIRTAELEAVNRRLSEQAVTDLLTGVSNRHEFANVMKTEEARYLRTGKKYAALYLDLDNFKYINDTFGHPAGDLILQKFADMLKSIVRDSDYLFRMGGDEFFILMTDVPSAEEGEVLAKRILKETEKREAFRSDIQEFLGHPVRVPERKSFSLSIGVSSTEIPGLDSLHTLPAWSDKALLRAKAEGKNRYAVFTLEDWDN from the coding sequence GTGGAAACAGAGAGAAAAAAGACACAGCTCAGCAAATTGAGACAGATCCGCAGAAAACCTCTATTCATACTCATCTCCCTGATCTTGCTTTGTCTCTTTTTCCTGCTCATATTCAAGGAAAGCGTCAAAGGAATCGAAGCACGCGACGGAGTGATCGATTTGAGCGGCGTTGCCTTCGGGGAGAACCGCATTTACAGGCTGGGAGGACAGTGGCTGCTCTACCCCAACAGATTTCTCGATCCTTCGGAGCAGATCGAACAGGCCGAAGAGGGAATACCCCAGAGAGTCCCGGGAAACTGGAATGATGTTTTCGACCCCCGGGGATTTGCCACATACCGCATAACTGTGAAACTTCCTGACGGAAACGGCGCCCTCGCCATTCTCATGCCAAGCCTTTCAACGGCATTCAATCTTTATGTTGACGGAGAACGACTGAGTTCAAACGGAACGGCGTCGATGACCCGGGGGGAATCGGAACCGGAATTCCGATACACCGTCGTTCCCATCGGAGAGAGCCGCGAATCGAAGGATCTGATCATCCATGTGTCAAACTTTGAATACGCTAAAGGCGGAATCTGGACAGCGCCCATGATCGGTCCGGAAAAAGCTGTAACGAAATATTTCCAGAGACGTATTTTTTCAGAAACTCTGATCTCCGGGGGGCTGATCCTGTCGGGGCTCATACTTCTGACTCTGTTTATTATCCGCCATGAGTTCCTGAGCTACGCCAATCTGGGATTGTTCTGTGTCGTTATGGGAATTCGCACACTGATAGTCGGGGAAATACCGCTTACCTACTTCTTTCCCGGATTTAACTGGAATCTGATGATCAGAATGGAATATCTCTCCATGTCCATCGGTTTTATTTTTCTCAACTCCTATTTTTTCACTATATACAACAGGTTCTACAGCAGAAAGATCTTCGCCTTTTTCAATTTTCTGGCCGTGCTGTTCTCCATCTTCACAGTTCTGACTCCCGTCTATGTCTTTACCGGTCAGGTTCTCGTCATCCAGCTTCTCATCCTGGCAGGAATCGCCAATATATTCTATCTCTTTGTAAAATCGGGAAGAGTTATGAAAGAGGAAAATGTCATTCTCCTGACCGGCATATCCCTGCTGCTGATACTGGTGATTTTCGACATTCTGATGGCAAACAACAAACTGATGTTCCTCCCTTTTAAAATCAATACATCATACGGCCTTATCATTCTGATTCTGGTCAACTCACTGCTCCTCGTCAAACAGGCGGCGCGCATTACGCTTCAGCTGAAGAGACTGACTAACAATCTGGAGGAACAGGTTCATATCAGGACAGCGGAGCTGGAAGCGGTGAACAGGAGGCTTTCCGAACAGGCTGTTACGGACCTTCTCACAGGAGTGAGCAACCGCCATGAGTTTGCCAATGTCATGAAGACGGAAGAAGCCCGGTATCTGCGGACAGGGAAAAAATATGCGGCTCTCTATCTGGATCTCGATAATTTCAAATATATCAACGACACCTTCGGCCATCCCGCGGGGGATCTCATCCTGCAGAAATTCGCAGACATGCTCAAATCGATCGTCCGCGATTCCGATTATCTGTTCAGGATGGGAGGCGATGAGTTTTTCATTCTGATGACCGATGTGCCTTCAGCTGAAGAAGGCGAAGTCCTGGCGAAACGTATCCTGAAGGAAACGGAGAAAAGAGAAGCCTTCAGATCCGATATCCAGGAGTTTCTCGGCCACCCCGTCAGAGTTCCCGAAAGGAAGAGTTTCTCCCTATCCATCGGCGTCAGCTCAACTGAGATACCGGGCCTCGACTCTCTTCACACCTTGCCGGCCTGGTCCGACAAAGCCCTCCTGAGAGCCAAGGCGGAAGGCAAGAACCGCTACGCCGTCTTCACACTCGAAGACTGGGATAATTAA
- a CDS encoding response regulator, which produces MYDPAKKGKVLIVDDDEIIRMSLQDMLELHDIPSITASDGIEALEVFSIHGDTINLIILDLNMPGLNGHETFLKLKEMNESVPVLLATGDITSSKIDVMREKGLEYVLEKPVKFEKIKNILYNLQ; this is translated from the coding sequence ATGTATGATCCCGCAAAGAAAGGCAAGGTTCTGATCGTTGATGATGATGAAATAATCAGAATGTCATTACAGGATATGCTGGAACTGCATGACATCCCGTCCATTACGGCTTCTGACGGGATTGAAGCCCTTGAAGTATTTTCCATCCATGGAGATACAATAAACCTGATAATTCTCGATCTTAATATGCCAGGTTTGAATGGTCATGAGACTTTTCTGAAATTGAAAGAGATGAACGAATCGGTTCCTGTTCTCCTTGCCACCGGAGATATTACCAGCAGTAAAATTGATGTAATGAGGGAAAAAGGCCTGGAATACGTTTTGGAAAAACCCGTGAAATTCGAAAAAATTAAAAACATATTATACAATTTACAATAA
- a CDS encoding substrate-binding periplasmic protein: MTEQYITTKIRNRAGIKVKSLFLMVFTISVISLNATGPEDLVYITEDYAPSNYLENGELKGVAVDLLRALWNKMGVENQAIEVYPWARGYQMVLNRADTVLFAMTRNKDREDFFKWVGPIYRGRTSIITLSDNYDGIESLSGIMSGKLGALRDDLGYHLLIKEGFNPELIWEGNSVEQLVKMLESRRIDYISIYEDSMREYASSTERELQDFKTVRVLSENVMYYAFNKDTDDSLIKRFQIALDQIDDQRRSIVESYMGIP; encoded by the coding sequence TTGACAGAGCAGTACATAACAACTAAAATTAGAAATAGAGCGGGTATTAAAGTGAAGTCTCTATTTTTAATGGTGTTCACAATTTCAGTTATCTCTTTGAATGCAACGGGACCTGAAGATTTGGTATACATTACTGAAGATTACGCACCTTCGAATTATTTGGAAAACGGAGAACTGAAAGGTGTTGCCGTCGATCTGCTTAGAGCTCTCTGGAATAAGATGGGTGTAGAAAACCAGGCGATTGAAGTCTATCCCTGGGCCAGAGGTTACCAAATGGTCCTGAATCGGGCTGATACAGTGCTTTTTGCCATGACGAGAAACAAAGATCGAGAAGATTTTTTCAAATGGGTCGGTCCCATTTACAGGGGGCGCACCAGCATTATTACGCTTTCAGATAATTATGATGGAATTGAAAGTTTGAGTGGAATTATGTCTGGCAAACTTGGCGCTCTACGGGATGATCTAGGCTATCATCTGCTTATTAAAGAAGGTTTTAATCCTGAGCTGATCTGGGAGGGCAATTCAGTCGAACAATTGGTGAAGATGTTGGAATCACGGAGGATCGATTATATTTCTATCTATGAGGATTCGATGCGCGAATATGCCTCATCCACTGAAAGAGAACTACAAGATTTTAAAACAGTGAGGGTTTTGTCTGAGAATGTCATGTATTACGCTTTTAACAAAGATACAGATGATTCTCTAATCAAAAGATTTCAGATTGCTCTTGATCAAATAGACGATCAGCGCAGAAGCATCGTGGAATCGTATATGGGGATCCCGTAA
- a CDS encoding FadR/GntR family transcriptional regulator yields MPLKKVKQKTVVDQVMDQIKELIASGEYKPGDKIPTEMELAKDFGLGRSSIREAIKIFNYLGVLESRAAIGTIVRERSQISTEALTWSLLLGEDEFEEMVDLRGAIELRCILKIAQWVHDGDSRGQELITSLEEIVESMKSSAVKKDYQTISELDLNFHYHIIESGGNELFNSLYETLKSFLKEEVETTNLNYQNPDEIWQEHDKLLDAIKTGDKKVVLVEYEDHLKNILLHLNKK; encoded by the coding sequence ATGCCGCTTAAAAAAGTTAAACAGAAAACCGTGGTCGATCAGGTCATGGATCAGATTAAAGAACTCATTGCTTCGGGCGAATACAAACCGGGTGACAAAATACCCACGGAAATGGAATTGGCAAAAGATTTCGGTCTCGGTCGCTCATCCATCCGCGAAGCCATAAAAATATTCAACTATCTCGGGGTTCTGGAATCCCGTGCCGCCATAGGTACGATTGTACGGGAAAGATCGCAGATTTCCACGGAAGCCCTGACATGGTCTCTTCTTCTGGGAGAAGATGAATTTGAGGAAATGGTTGATCTTAGAGGCGCAATTGAACTCAGATGCATTCTGAAAATAGCCCAATGGGTTCACGATGGAGATTCCCGGGGGCAGGAGCTCATTACCTCTCTGGAAGAGATCGTCGAATCCATGAAGTCATCTGCAGTAAAAAAAGACTATCAGACCATAAGTGAACTCGATCTCAATTTTCATTATCATATAATTGAATCTGGCGGCAATGAACTTTTTAATTCTCTATATGAAACCCTTAAGTCTTTTCTTAAAGAGGAAGTGGAGACGACAAACCTCAATTATCAGAATCCCGATGAAATCTGGCAGGAACATGACAAGCTTCTCGATGCCATTAAAACGGGAGACAAGAAAGTCGTTCTGGTAGAATACGAAGACCATCTGAAAAATATCCTGCTCCATCTGAATAAAAAATAA
- a CDS encoding LacI family DNA-binding transcriptional regulator: protein MAVTITDVARLAGVSHTTVSWVIHDDPRITDKTKEKVMKAIAELDYHPNYTARSLVKGKSNNIALVAPFFSSTFEMDVLKGIEDGMDETGYQFSVSMYSTRGEDSKVLNQILRGRRADSVILLTIKPEKTIIDQFSSNGIPLILIEEEAEGSHVVRTNNIEGAYRAVSALIEKGRKRIAIAVETENPGLSQIDRKKGYIKALEEKGIVFDEDLVIPINRFRFEEGQEVFPEILRKKADAVFCAAGDMIAMGMLLEARKTGIPIPQEMAVVGFDDSQMCELVYPSLSTVRQPLNQMGRKAWELAVSLKKDSPLEKIIFEPQFIERDST from the coding sequence ATGGCCGTAACCATTACCGATGTCGCCAGACTGGCAGGCGTTTCTCATACAACCGTTTCGTGGGTCATCCATGACGATCCGCGCATTACAGACAAAACAAAAGAAAAGGTTATGAAGGCCATAGCGGAACTGGATTACCACCCCAACTACACGGCCCGGAGCCTTGTCAAAGGGAAATCCAATAATATTGCTCTGGTAGCGCCCTTCTTCTCCTCCACATTCGAGATGGATGTACTCAAAGGGATTGAAGACGGTATGGATGAAACAGGTTATCAATTCAGCGTCAGCATGTACTCTACAAGGGGAGAGGATTCCAAAGTCCTGAACCAGATTCTAAGGGGACGGAGAGCGGACTCTGTCATTCTTTTGACAATAAAGCCGGAAAAAACGATTATCGACCAGTTCAGCAGTAACGGAATACCTCTTATCCTTATCGAAGAAGAAGCGGAAGGCAGCCACGTGGTTCGAACCAACAATATCGAAGGAGCGTACCGCGCCGTATCCGCATTGATTGAAAAAGGGAGAAAACGAATAGCTATTGCCGTTGAGACGGAGAATCCCGGTTTAAGCCAAATTGATAGAAAGAAAGGTTATATTAAAGCTCTGGAAGAAAAAGGCATAGTCTTTGACGAGGATCTGGTAATTCCCATCAACCGCTTCCGTTTCGAAGAGGGACAGGAAGTCTTTCCCGAAATTCTCAGGAAGAAGGCAGATGCGGTTTTCTGCGCCGCCGGTGATATGATTGCCATGGGTATGCTTCTCGAAGCGAGAAAAACGGGAATCCCCATACCGCAGGAAATGGCTGTTGTGGGTTTCGATGATTCTCAGATGTGCGAGCTGGTCTACCCTTCACTCAGCACGGTCCGGCAACCGCTGAACCAAATGGGACGCAAAGCCTGGGAACTGGCCGTGTCCCTGAAAAAAGATTCGCCTCTTGAAAAAATCATTTTCGAACCTCAGTTTATTGAAAGAGATTCCACATAA
- a CDS encoding nitroreductase family protein, translating to MFSELVRNNRTRRIYNRSEVSQSLLKELIEDCRFSASTVNRQEIRYILVNDDQMCRSIFRITNLPTTHKVDEENRPGAFVIMVTKRDMNLPDSFLYYNLGIATANLTLSASSRGYSCVTLLSTNMEKLAALVSLDPDYKAVSVIAVGKSEQAVQTTDIEGGDTSYYKDKGVHTVPKLTADSLIIGKI from the coding sequence ATGTTTTCAGAACTTGTCAGAAATAACAGAACGAGAAGAATATACAACCGGTCCGAAGTTTCGCAGTCTCTGCTGAAGGAACTTATAGAAGACTGCCGGTTTTCCGCCTCCACGGTTAACAGACAGGAAATCCGCTATATTCTTGTTAATGATGACCAGATGTGCCGGAGTATATTCCGCATTACCAATCTTCCTACAACCCATAAAGTTGATGAAGAAAATCGTCCCGGCGCTTTTGTCATAATGGTGACGAAAAGGGATATGAATCTTCCCGATTCCTTTCTCTACTACAATCTCGGAATAGCCACGGCCAATTTGACTTTGTCGGCTTCCTCCCGGGGATACAGCTGCGTAACGCTTCTCAGCACGAATATGGAAAAGCTGGCGGCGCTGGTTTCGCTGGATCCGGATTACAAAGCCGTATCGGTCATAGCTGTGGGAAAATCGGAACAGGCTGTTCAAACCACTGATATTGAGGGAGGAGATACCTCCTATTACAAAGATAAGGGTGTGCATACGGTTCCGAAATTAACAGCCGACTCGCTGATAATCGGGAAAATATAG
- a CDS encoding TrmH family RNA methyltransferase → MIDQALYENMMNHISESRLEKILTVSGERTRYLALVLSGIFYTQNISAVVRSCDCFGIQDLYITGNSPSTHINKHVAQGAYNWVDIHRLTDKPEEQVLKELKEQGYRIVVTLPESDAVSLPDFDLSRGKTAIVMGNEKEGISEAVRRAADEYLTIPMTGFSQSLNISVSAAVIISELSMKLRHSGLDWRLGREDLHDLRYRWMKNSVKRGRRIEEEYLVRLNHPNDQAQDA, encoded by the coding sequence ATGATCGATCAGGCGCTTTATGAAAATATGATGAACCACATTTCCGAATCCCGTCTTGAAAAGATTTTAACCGTATCCGGCGAGAGAACCCGGTACCTGGCTCTTGTTCTGAGCGGGATTTTCTATACGCAGAACATCAGCGCTGTCGTGCGCAGCTGCGATTGTTTCGGCATTCAGGATCTCTATATAACAGGAAACAGTCCTTCTACCCATATAAACAAACACGTAGCTCAGGGTGCCTATAACTGGGTGGATATTCACAGACTGACCGACAAGCCGGAAGAACAGGTCCTCAAGGAGCTTAAAGAACAGGGGTACCGCATTGTTGTAACCCTCCCCGAATCCGATGCTGTCTCTCTACCTGATTTTGATCTGTCCAGAGGGAAAACCGCCATTGTCATGGGCAACGAAAAGGAAGGCATCAGCGAAGCGGTTCGCCGGGCGGCCGATGAATACCTGACAATCCCCATGACAGGCTTTTCCCAGTCACTCAATATTTCCGTATCGGCGGCGGTTATCATATCGGAACTCTCCATGAAACTGCGGCATTCCGGACTGGACTGGCGTCTCGGCCGGGAGGATCTTCATGATCTCAGATACAGGTGGATGAAAAACTCTGTAAAAAGAGGCCGCCGGATTGAAGAGGAATACCTCGTCCGCCTGAACCATCCCAACGACCAGGCTCAGGACGCATAG
- a CDS encoding MFS transporter produces MNNSKQKSVKISSRVLNRSMNLSNIAGCGFTLWFSVASTQPIFNVFFTNVFGATSAQLGLLVSLIQLSAVFHLLAIVVYGSLQTRKTYFIIMHLIHRVFALILALVAYMAGRNGVQSSYITLIIFSVSLSWVFSNSSAAGWWSWMADLIPERMRGTFFGRRSSIMQIVNIIWFMGVSILLDTLTSFNIFNVYASIFLIGAAAGILDIVLFIFVPEPPSADTEKFNMKDFFEPLGNRNFLLSAVASGLGVFAINVFAPFTSPYITSPDAVGAPNTWLGIMFVISQMMWILTVPFWGIVMDRFGRKPVVMMGCLVFTGYLGYLFLGPENYIFLLPVIALAVGLFAPAFWEGINQLMLSLTPTKNRTAYVSWNFAIIGLVSSGGAILGGTIKDRTAHISFPLTESFSLTSIHFILFICVFLLIVTMILLSFVQERRGKELGFVVNRIARPGIFRTFASMGTLSGTGSSRSVAKALRSIDDSSQDLVVDDVMERLYDPDPDVREEAARALGRIGSHEAVDALVDQLQDRESTIRTQAARALGKIGNRDALPYLLEGINDSSEDVQNACTLALGYMGDEESVKRLLSIIRNMGSDRLAASGAEAAGKLGAIEAVWEIVPRLHSSLNPVLTGQLSIALANLLGEPGRFYRLVTGKSSQRESNIASLFSSATRRFPNMLKRISGSPVSPELKSKIAKKLKSLKKYFDNEEFLPAFAILKECVSLIAGNLAEGEKEGGDYFRKLYLIDRKTALWWWFVQEASHLINDAPEEVVKNDILIILFFLAGKQDSD; encoded by the coding sequence ATGAACAATTCGAAACAGAAAAGCGTCAAGATTTCCAGCAGAGTGCTGAACCGTTCCATGAACCTGAGCAATATTGCCGGTTGCGGATTCACTCTCTGGTTTTCTGTCGCATCCACACAGCCTATCTTCAATGTTTTTTTTACCAATGTTTTCGGAGCCACATCGGCCCAGCTGGGACTACTTGTCAGTCTGATACAGCTTTCGGCCGTTTTTCATCTTCTGGCTATTGTGGTATACGGGTCTCTCCAAACCCGTAAAACCTATTTTATCATAATGCACCTCATTCACCGGGTGTTCGCTCTCATTCTGGCACTGGTCGCTTATATGGCTGGCAGAAACGGAGTTCAATCCTCTTATATCACTCTTATCATCTTTTCAGTTTCTCTCAGCTGGGTTTTTTCCAACAGCAGCGCTGCGGGATGGTGGAGCTGGATGGCCGATCTGATTCCCGAGAGAATGAGAGGCACGTTTTTCGGCCGGCGTTCGTCCATAATGCAGATCGTCAACATCATCTGGTTCATGGGGGTCTCCATCCTCCTGGATACTCTGACATCCTTTAATATTTTCAACGTCTACGCCTCGATATTTCTCATAGGAGCTGCTGCGGGAATTCTCGACATAGTTCTCTTTATTTTTGTTCCCGAACCGCCTTCCGCCGATACGGAAAAATTCAATATGAAGGATTTCTTCGAGCCTCTGGGCAACAGGAATTTCCTTCTCAGCGCAGTGGCTTCAGGTCTGGGAGTTTTTGCCATAAACGTTTTCGCCCCTTTCACATCTCCCTATATCACATCGCCTGATGCTGTGGGAGCGCCCAATACCTGGCTGGGCATCATGTTTGTCATCTCTCAGATGATGTGGATTCTCACGGTCCCCTTCTGGGGAATCGTTATGGACCGCTTCGGGAGAAAGCCCGTTGTCATGATGGGATGTCTGGTGTTCACGGGCTATCTCGGGTATCTGTTTCTTGGGCCGGAAAACTACATCTTCCTGCTGCCTGTGATCGCCCTTGCTGTAGGTCTTTTCGCACCTGCTTTCTGGGAGGGGATCAATCAGCTGATGCTTTCCCTCACTCCGACAAAAAACCGGACGGCCTATGTCTCGTGGAATTTCGCCATCATCGGGCTCGTTTCTTCCGGGGGAGCCATACTCGGAGGGACCATAAAGGACCGCACGGCTCATATCAGCTTTCCTCTTACCGAAAGCTTCTCTCTGACAAGCATTCATTTTATTCTGTTTATTTGCGTCTTTCTCCTCATCGTAACCATGATTCTCCTCAGTTTTGTGCAGGAACGGCGCGGGAAGGAACTAGGCTTTGTGGTTAATCGAATCGCCCGGCCGGGGATTTTCCGCACATTTGCGAGCATGGGAACTCTTTCGGGAACCGGCAGCTCCCGTTCCGTTGCCAAAGCACTCAGATCTATCGATGATTCTTCCCAGGACCTGGTGGTGGATGATGTTATGGAAAGGCTTTACGATCCCGATCCCGATGTCCGGGAGGAAGCGGCCAGAGCCCTGGGAAGAATCGGCTCTCACGAAGCTGTCGACGCCCTTGTGGATCAACTCCAGGACCGGGAGTCGACAATACGGACACAGGCGGCGAGAGCACTGGGCAAGATAGGGAACAGAGATGCTCTGCCCTATCTGCTCGAGGGAATCAATGACTCCTCTGAAGATGTGCAGAATGCCTGTACACTGGCTCTGGGCTATATGGGAGATGAGGAATCGGTTAAAAGGCTGCTGTCCATTATCCGGAACATGGGTTCGGACCGCCTGGCCGCATCGGGAGCCGAAGCGGCGGGCAAACTGGGAGCCATAGAGGCTGTCTGGGAAATCGTGCCCAGGCTTCACAGCAGCCTGAATCCAGTACTGACGGGGCAGCTTTCAATCGCGCTTGCCAATCTCCTGGGAGAGCCGGGACGTTTCTACAGACTCGTTACGGGAAAAAGCAGCCAGAGGGAGAGCAATATCGCGTCTCTTTTCTCCAGCGCTACCCGGCGTTTTCCCAATATGCTGAAACGGATCAGCGGTTCGCCGGTTAGTCCGGAACTGAAAAGCAAAATTGCCAAAAAGCTGAAATCCCTTAAGAAGTATTTTGATAATGAGGAGTTTCTCCCGGCCTTCGCTATCCTGAAGGAATGTGTCTCCCTCATCGCCGGGAATCTCGCCGAAGGGGAAAAAGAGGGCGGAGACTATTTCCGGAAACTTTATCTTATCGACAGGAAAACGGCACTCTGGTGGTGGTTTGTCCAGGAAGCTTCGCATCTTATAAACGATGCACCGGAAGAGGTCGTTAAAAACGATATACTGATCATTCTCTTTTTTCTGGCGGGGAAACAGGATTCAGATTAA